Within Conexibacter woesei DSM 14684, the genomic segment CGGCGAGGAGTGCCAGCGCGCGCCGTTGAGCGACCTCGTCTTCGACGTGCCCGCGCTCGTCGCGGACCTCTCCCGGCTCGTCGAGCTGGCGCCCGGCGACGTGATCGCGACCGGCACGCCCGGCGGCGTGGGGGAGGCGGCGAGACGCTACCTCGGCGACGGCGACGTGGTCGAGGTGTCGATCGACGGGATCGGCACGCTGCGCAACGAGTTCCGGAGCGCGCGGTGATCCTCGATCCGCTGGAGCTGGAGCGCGCGCAGCTGAACGCTCTGATCGGCGGGCTCGTCTACCCGCGGCCGATCGCGTTGGTCTCGACGGTCAGCGAGGACGGCGTGAGGAACCTCGCGCCGTTCTCGTTCTTCAACGCGTTCTGCTTCCACCCCTCGCCGGTGCTCGGCATCGGGCCGGGCTCGCGGCGCGGGATCAACAAGGACTCGCTCGCGAACGCGCGGGCGACCGGCGAGTTCGTCGTCAACCTCGTCAGCGCGGAGCTGGCCGAGACGGCCAACCGCTGCAGCGGCGAGCTGCCGCCGGACGTCGACGAGTGGACGATCGAGGGGATCGAGGCACTGCCGAGCGAGTGCGTGCGGCCGGAGCGCGTCGCGATCTCGCCGGCGTCGTTCGAGTGTCGCGTGCTGCAGATCGTCGACCTCGGTCCGGCCGAGCAGCCGTCGAACTCGCTCGTGATCGGGAGAGTCGAGCGGATCCACGTCGCCGACGCGGCGCTCGACGGGCTGACGCCGCTGCCGGAGGTGCTCGACCTCGTCGGCCGCCTCGGCGGCGACGGCTGGACCTACACGCGCGACCGCTTCGACCTGCGCCGCCCCGACGGCCGCACCGTCGCGGAGCTCGACCGCCCGGTCCGCGGGCCGGCGAGCCGATGAGCGCCGG encodes:
- a CDS encoding flavin reductase family protein gives rise to the protein MILDPLELERAQLNALIGGLVYPRPIALVSTVSEDGVRNLAPFSFFNAFCFHPSPVLGIGPGSRRGINKDSLANARATGEFVVNLVSAELAETANRCSGELPPDVDEWTIEGIEALPSECVRPERVAISPASFECRVLQIVDLGPAEQPSNSLVIGRVERIHVADAALDGLTPLPEVLDLVGRLGGDGWTYTRDRFDLRRPDGRTVAELDRPVRGPASR